The sequence GATCTTTGCAGTAATGTCCTTgattttattaatgaaaatcCAATCCGATATTTCTACTTGAAGGAATCAATTATGGAAGTTGGAAAAGCCCATAGGTCCATTTTTCCAAGGCCCTTATATATGAACCAAAAATCTAAATGCATACCCAAATTGTCATTTGTTGGGCTTGAATCTCCTTGTCAAGCAGTAATTGAAATTTGTGCAAACTTTATATGGTGAAACACCTGGAGAGTATGCTCATTGATGAAAactttctaaaattatatataaaaaaaaaaaaaaagggataaagAAACAATTAACCTCAAGGACTTTGTCAAGACTACCTCATGAAATGGTCAAAACACATCATCTTTGAGATGTTTCCAAAAAGATTTTGAAGCATCTCTCTGCTTGCCTGTAATGTCCCTTTCAAATTCATACCGTCTCTCCATGACTCAATTTTTTGGTTACCTGTTTCTTGATTTATATAATTGCaggtcaaaacaaaaataaatatcaagtaAATTTTGATACTCTCAGTAGTAGCATAATATGATCCCAGGTGATTTACGAAACACCTACTGTGATGTGTGTCACATATTTCTTTCTGTTTCTGCACTCTATATCCATGACTTAATTTAGTGGTTCCATGGGTCTCCATTTATAGTTTATACGATTGCGGTCGAGTTTAATAGTCAACCTTTAAACCGATTAGTCCCTTCTCTTACAGGGTCAGCTGGTTGGATCGGGTATTTTGATTCAGATCACATAAATGTTTGTTTTGGCAGGATTTTGTTGATCTGCATTAGTTTTTTCCTCATGTGCTGTCTCTTTGGGACAATGTTCTGTTTAATTGATACTGAAGAAAGCTAGATACTGGTATTCTGCATTATTCTACAGTATCTAAGGCATTTTTATACATCTTTCAGTAATGAGCTTAGTTAATTTATCAATGACCTGTAACACTTGAGCTTTTCCTTCCATAGGAAACTGAGTGATTCTAGGACATGAAAGAAAGACATAGAGACATAAGGACTAAAGAATCCCATAGAAGTTTCTGATTGCATAGCCAAACTATCATTTATTGGATTACAATCCCTCTGTCAATTAGTAACTAAAATCTGCAAAAGCGTTTATATTGAGTATACCTATTGGCTACAATGTAGCAACTTTGCTCAATGGGCATTTAAGGTTTATAAATAACCCTTATTTCCTTCTCTTCCacattacatatacatatattagctGAAGTGCACTCAGCTCTATATATTAGCCGAATGAAGTGCATTCACACTGAAGCAAGATGATGGAAGCTCTGGCAATATGTACTTCCAAAATGTTCAAAGCTGGTGGAAAAGGAGGCAAGTTTTCAAGCTTTGAACAAATGGGAGGCACATCCTTGAAGTTTCCTTAAATTACAAAGATTGTTTGGAAGAAACTCACTGTCCTTATACATATACACATGTAATTTCTCGAGGGAAGTCAGTTTCTCAATTGACTCGGGTAACTCTTTAGTGGTTCCACTATTGATAAGATATGTCAAGTGCTGCATAGACTCTAAGAgtactggaaaattttccagttgTCTACCACCACCCAGATCTAGTGATTCAAGAGATTTCAAATTACAAATGCAGCTCAGAAGACTTTTAAGTCTTTCCCAAGAAGCCAAATCTAATCAAACAAGACTTGAAGACAACCAAATATTTTGTAATCCTATAATATGGCTTCAATGATAAATTACTGAAGTCTCAATTATTAATTcccttaaatattattttcttgtcacttctatttttattatatagaaaagCACTCGGAGAATTCATACATCATTGTACGTACTCAAGGATTTGCTGAATACTGCccaatttatgtattttattgacAATGACAGAAGCATATAGATAATAGATTAACTACAAGAAAAGCTTTGTTGCAGACCCGTAAGCAAACCAGTACTAAATCAGGTCatatataaaaacatgaatcagaattcaaaaaataatgagGTAAAATTTTCCAGAGATACAGCTTAACTTATCCGGAGATAGTCTTAACACTGCATCACTGCCAGTTCTATATGAAGTAGAATCCTTACACTTTTAATTTGACACATCACCATAACTTGACAATGAACCTATAAAACTTGCTTAGAAAATATTACAATCTATTTCcatcaaaaagaaatatatgaaaTCCACATTGAGCAATTTCACAATCATTTTAACAAAATCAGTCAAAGTGAATTGAGTCACTATGTATAGAGTCCCACACCATATTTTATCTAGAAAAATCTAAGGCTACCAAGTGTTTAGCTTAATGTTACAATGCTGTCCATGTGTTAATTTAATGGTAGTACTGCTCATGCAGAAAGAAATTTGATGAAACCCTGTAGAGAATAATAAGTCGACTGAGCATATTTGAAGAGAAAACAGCTCCTAGCTGACCCATATATCATACTTGGGTGTATAACTTCTTGGAGATAATCaagctaatatttcaaatacatGCATACTAGATGCAATTGATCATAAAATCGACATATTTTGGCAAGTTGACATTACCCAATTCAATACCAAATATATATGCTGATTATATGTTTAGCAACCGATGGAAAGAGTATACATTATGGCAAAGTACAattcaaaaacacaaaaatgatcaaccatgtattaaaaatatactttatCAAACACTTTGGTAGAAAATAATTACaactaagaaattaaatcaaatagataaatattatactCAGAAAGTTAAGAGTGTCCAACTAGATGTAAGGATGGATTTACCCATAAAATGCATCAAAAACAACTAAGAATCATAATTCTTCGGTAATATatcctttatttaatttaattttctctgCAAATGCATGGAAAATGGCTCATCtagttattaaaaaattcatattgatACCATAAAAACaagtaatgcaatgccaaaataagaagaaagacTACGAAGAGAGAACTTCTCCAAGGTACCGTACGATTCATTTGAAGGTAGGTGGCGTGGTGTCTGCATAGCTCACACACATATTCTTCAACGCCTGAAAGTAAAAAAGACACGCAAATGGTGATAACAAAGTTCACCAATATATACATGagaaatccattaaaatactttttataacaaatatttttattttctctgtaTATATCATTTTGAACAAAAGACAAAATTTTCCTTTAGAAATTACCTTACTATTTGTAAacttattagtttatatattaatgcAACTAAAAACTACGAAATCCCATGTTGTAAACAGAGTATATTAACTCCTACAAattaatttcccaaaaaaaaaaaaaaaaaaaaagaaaaaagtttaaacCAACTTACCTTAGCAGAGATGGAATATGCATTGATTTTCCTATTCCTTATCCATCATAGCCAACAATGATTTCATAGTTAACTTCAAAGCATGTGTCAAAGTTGTAGCAAGGAATTGTTCTGTTTTTTGGGTTCGTCAACATCCAATTGCTGTGCATCTTCTAGACAGTCAGATAACCTTGAGTTTCTTAGAATGtgattcatcatcatcttcttcctcaTCATAAGAGCCAACAGCTTCGCTTCCACTTGATTCACAACATTCATAGAAGCGTctcttattctttctttcagTTTCTGCATCACATCTCTCTAAGTCTTCTTTGTATACAAACTGAACCCCAAACTTCTTAATCTCGTAATACTCATTTCCATTGTTGTTGACACAGGGCAAGATATGGAAGGAGGCCTCAGTGCTACAAGTCGAGGGCCAATTTAGTCTATCCAAATCTTTACAAGATTTCATATTCCATTTTGAAGATCGCAATGTCGATTTGGCTACATACCATAGGACCACGTGATCCGACCTAAAAGCCTTTTCTCCCAACAATATCCCAATATAATCATGATATCTGTAAAGGCGATCATCATCGATGGTTTTGAAATTCAGCTCACACTTAAAAGCAAAGGAcatatttttgtcaattttattCTGACGAATAACTTTGCAGAAAGCAAAACCCAAGAAGTCGTCGTTGTTCCAATATGGAGGAAGCATAATATTATTGAATGAACTCCCACAAGTTTGATAGCTGAACCACTTTGGGATTTCATCTCCCGGGTATCGAAAAACTTGAACACTTGGAAGAATAACACTTGGGTCCTGTTCCATGAACACGTGGGATATTAATCAACTTGCTCAAAATTATCAATCATCTcaacaaaggaaagaaaaataaatatgcataCAGTGTTTACAAATATAAGACgagacaaaattttaattactgcGTGATCAGCTAGCATGGAATTGCGTGTATTCTGATCCAATTTTTCACATCCGTAAAAGTCAATATAATCAAGAAAATCTCTATTTCGAATGATATCTAGATCGTGTAATAGTGGAGCCCTCAAATTTGAAATGTTCTCCAGTGACGTGCAGCCTTTTGctttcaaactcaaacactGTGATGGAATCTCTGGTAAAGATTTCAATCTCTCACAATAGCGTAATGACAATTCGAGCAAAGAAGATGGAAGGGAAggcaatttttgaaattttgaacaaTTGTCGAGCCATATAATCTTAAGGTTCCTTAATTTACATAGGTTGTCAGGGAGAAACTGTAAGTCCCCGCAATGTTGCATATATAATCTTCTAAGTGACACTATATTTTCAATTGACTCTGGCAACTCTTTAATGCCCGAGTAATCTAACCAAATATCTATCAAGTGTTCGATAGGCTCCAAGATTTCTGGAAACGTTTTCAGTTTCTCACAACCACACAGATACAGTGTCTCAAGAGATTTCAAATGACAAATGCTTGTCGGAAGACTTTTAAGTCTTTTGCAATGCTCCATATCCAACTCAACAAGACCCGTGAGATACCCAATTGATGGGGGCACTGTTTCTATTGCTGTCCCACgcaaaattaaatatcttaaattggGTGCAAACTTTTGAGAAATGTGAGTCTGAGATGAGTAGAGACATAAATTGCCTGTAAAACTTTGGATGCAACTTTTGCGATATGTGAAATTATTCAAAACATTCTTAATGCCTCCAAACCTGACAATATCCAAACACCCCTCTGTTCTCTTTGATATATCTTGAAGATCTCGGTGTTTGGAGCAGCCATTCAAATTTAGATAAGTCAGCTTGTCAAGATTTTGAAGAGATAAAAGAACCTGAACCAAGCTTGTACAGCCTTCAAGATTTATACTCTCCAAATTTGGAGCCTGCGACAAATCGGGTAGTTGACTAAGGAACTTGGAATAACTAAGATCAATCCTTCTTAAGAACGGAAGATTCTGTAAAATGAAGAAGATAAGTGGTTAATTATTACTTCATTCATATATGCATGCACTTTAAAATCTAATACAATATAAGCAAATTAAGCATACTACCTGAATTTTACGGTTATTCCAAAGCTTTTCAACGTGGCTGCCACGAAGTACAAGTTCAACAAGATTCTCAGGAATAAAGTTTGATGGCAATGATTTCAAAGGGTAAAGGTCCCACTGAAAAGACCTTAGCTTATTAGAAAGATAAGAATCAAGGTCTTGAGGAATGGACAGTTTGAACTTGTTACTAATACAAGCATCATCCCTATGATAAATTTTGAGAATTCGTAGGTTGCGCATATTTGAGAAGGCTTCATGACAcactttcacattttttttagtATCAAACATGTTGAATGATATGACTTCAACTGCTTTGGTCCCCTGGCATTTAAGATGAACGTCAATGTTATATATAAGGATACAGTTAAGGGAAATTTATTTAGAACTAGTTGGCATGgatataattttgtttgtttgaaatGGTTTTGCAAGAAGATCATTAATCAAACAATTTTAGTAGAAATCAATAATGCGTTTATACTTACCGTATTATTTTCCAATACCTCGCAGATTTCCATGGCATCGCACAACCTACTACAATTACCAGTTCTTTATCTTCATCACGTACAATTGCCCGACCCATTTGGTGCAGCAAATCGTGCACATATAGTAGCTCGTTGTTCCTGTACATGTGACTTCCAATATCTTCAATTAAACACTTGTCAATGAGAAcacttatttctatttttatagaCGAATTACCATCATCTAATATGCTTTCTGCATGGTCTCTTGTAAAAGATGAATCAAATAAGCAAGCAATGTCAAGAAATGTACCCTTGATCGTTTTATCATCTAGTCCTTCATAACTGATTCTCAACACATCTTGAATTTCCAGGTTTGGAAATCTTTCCAACTTCTTCAATGCACTTTCCCAATCATTTTTACTTCTAGAGCAAAGGAAAGAACTCAAGACCTTCAGAGCTAATGGATTGCCATTTGCATAATTTATCACTTCCAACACCATTTTGTCATCCACTGCTGTAGAATTTTTACTAAAAGCATGCAAATGGAAGAGCTTAAGAGATTCGATGTGATTTAACCTCTCAACCTTGTAAATATAGTCTGCTTCTTTTACAAGCACTTGCTTATTTCTAGTTGTAACAATGATTCTACTTCCACATGAAAGTTGGCGATATCCTTCAACTAAAGCATCTAATTGGATTGATCTATCCACGTCATCCAAAACAACCAGTACCTTCTTACGTCGAATTCTGTAAAGGTTAAAAGGTGATGCTACACCTAAGGTATCCAGCTTTACATTAGCTtcaacatttaataaattagaTACAAGTTTCCTTCTCAAATGATCTAATCCGAATCTTCCATATTCTTCTCTAACATTCCAAAGAAAACAACAAGCTTCAAAATTATTAGAAGAtgataaattatgaaataaatatatagcaaGGGTGGTCTTACCAATACCTCCCATGCCCCAAATACCCATGATGCAAACAGCTTTTGTGCCATTGGATAATAGTGATTCAATTTCTTTGATATGCTTTTCAATTCCAATGAGCTGTCCCTTGATATTCTCATCCAATGATAGATATTTTGACAATTTTAATGAAATGTCTTCAACAATTTTTTGAACTAACTTATTTTCAGGCCTGCAAAAAtgcttgaaaaatatataattgttagAAAAATAGAACTGACACATATTCATATGAAGTGTCATATGTGAAAAAGGGAATGGAGCGTAACTTTAGTAATagatttatttacttattcgaATTACACAACTAATTCCCACTATGGTTCTTGCCaacttaaaatgaaaataatgttttttttattgaatgcatttcattattattatattattttaatatatttcatcATTTTAAAATGGAATCTATCAATTTTCTCTCATTCTCTCATTCATTTAGAGAAATGTAGTTAATATTGTAGAATACAAAGTTACCTGAAATCCTTTGAATCCAATCCACATAGATTGGATGCTTCTGTTAAAGCAGCTCTCCATTGATTCACCTTCTCAATTCTATCCTTGAAACTTTTTTCATGTGAATCAAATGCAACTTTGTAACTCCCTTCCTGTTTTCGTACAACAGATGGATCTATGCCATAAAAGATTGGAATAAGAATCAGGCCTCTTATTTTCTTGTATTCAAGTATATGCAcaagttcatccaaacaccatgtgGATGAAGCATAGTTTTCCGAGAAGATGATCACCGAAATCTTGGATTCTTTGATGGCTCTGCTTAGTGTTGGTGAAATTTCATCCCCTCTCTTAAGCTCATGATCCATGAAAGTTAAGATTTGGTTTGCCGATAAAGCTGCATAAAGATAGCTAGCGAATGTGTTGCGTGTGTCCTCACCTCTGAAACTGAGAAACACATCGTGTTTTTCttcaagagaaagagaagaagaagacatgctTGCTATAAACAGCTGCAACTCCACAAGTAAAAGGAAAATTTCGATGggaaaattaaagttttattagcTTGATTTTTTTGTCTATTAATATACACTCAGAGATGACAATCGAAACTCTCTCCTCAGTGAAGAATGAtggagaaaattaattaaagttatcACGAAAAGAGTAACACTTTACTGCATATCCACAATTAATTAAGCTTAGCACTAGCAAGAAAGACCAACTTTAGCACTACATATTTGACTCGGTCACGCTGTTCTgattataataaaatgaaaagtggtagaaattatttaaaaaaaaaaaatgcttctcCTTTGGTACCGTAGGCTATATGAATATGTAATACAGTTGgtgatttataaatttaaaagtaaagcAGAATACGAACAATATAATAAACTACAAAACCAGGGAGAAAGAAAAGAttgatttaaaatctaaaactgGCATTTTATGCGGTCCTTgtttattgtttaatatataacTAATAATTGTCAAGTTGGCTTTTTATGCGGTCGGTGCTTATTGTTTAatctataattaataattttcaagttTGCTTGATCTTTATCTGAAGCACTTGTCAAAATCAATGAGGGGTTTTTGGAGTGTAATAGAGTcatttagtttattattgctCTTTTTTCAACCTTGAAAAGCTTCAATTTTGAGATTTGAGATTGATAGAAGAGAACACTTTTGCATTAAATAGGTTATTAAAATGATCGTTTTTGTCAACTAAACTATAGTAATTTTGAATACGTCACATATTTGAGGAATTATAAAAAACTTTGtagcttaaaaaataataaaaaaaacttctttATATTTCACAGGTTTTAATTTGAACAATAAGCTTCGTATAGATAGtgtcatatatttttttgtcatttatttttGCCCTCAAGTTACACCAGGTGgaccattttatatttatatagacaacttgtaacaaagaaaaaatacacacacacacacacacacacacacacacacacacacacacgctctttttcattttcccaTTTTTATCGTAAAATAATCTTTAAACAAAGCATATTCTCTATGTAATGTGTAACAACCCGCCAGGCTTgttatttttacatattatttattcCGCTGGGGTTTGTTTAATTGTGATCCTCAAGGATAGTAAAAatgaaatgatttatttattattttttttaaagttaacaatttttggtttttatgtcGTAACAGAGTATGGTTTATAAATTGGGATGCAAAAGGCCCTTCAATCGAGGAATATTTAGAGAAATGATATGGCTGTTGCAAGATTAATTGTATTCTCACACTGCAGTCCGCGGGGCATGTGGCTAGctatataaaaaatgttattttataatCCCATGGCATGGCttcaattataaatttcaattatttattcccTTACATATTATCTTCTTTAACTACTCTTCTTGTCTCTCCTGTTTGTAGTATGTAGAAAAGCGCTTGGAGAGTTCATACATCATTGTAATTGCTAATCAACCTCAAGTATCCGGTGAAGACTTTTAATTtgcaaaaaatgaaacaaaaaagatatcatcatCCATGGTTTTGAAATTTAGCTTACAACCAATAAACAGAGATATATTGTAGTCAATTTTATTTGGAACAACAATGATACAGAAAGCCAGACCGAAGAAGTTGTGATTATTCCTATATGGATTCTAACAGCATCTCCAGTTGTAAGTGTAGATTGCTGTTTAtgtgatataaaaattaatatcattttaatttagatgatataaatatgtagttaattttaaaattgttcttcATTTAAAACATGTAAAAGTTTCTTTTATGACTATTaattacttgtatatatattatcaaagtttttttgaaaaaattgactttttaaaaaattttttgcttttcaagaaactttacaatatttgaaaaaatcttcaaaaatagAATGTCACCTTTAcagtgtttatttttttcttgctaTATCAGTTTGACAAAGTATTTATGCAGActcatagaaattttttttggagtaactatctaattttttgatttgataaaaaaaatttagaaatacaaAAAGCCATTAAAGATGCTGTGAAATCAATTTTTGGAGCTTTAAGGACAAAATCACCAAAAGCAGTGCTTTCTCTAAGAGGAAAGGAGGTTCTTTGCACTAGAAAACAGAGGAGATGAAAAAGCAGAATCAGTAAGAAGAAGAATAGGAAAGAGCAAGTGCATTTGTGAAGGGAAGCGGGAACAAATAGCATGAGGGTTAAGACTGTTGTGATGAAAGAAAAGCAAGAGTGCTTGATGCTTTAGCTCAAGAACAAAGGAGGATTTTAGACGATGTTTTTGAGAGTATCATTGTTAGGAATACAGAGAATTCACAAATTGTGAATTCATTAAATTCATTAGCAAAATTGTGTATAAGAATTGCTTTACACGTGGCTTATGCCCACCCACTGGTTTTGTCTTTTCTAGAGCAGATAACCTTGTATATAACATATATCCATATAAATAGAATTGTTTTCCTCTCTCAGCCGTCATTGAGTTGGGATTTCACAGAGCCATTTTTCCTTTGTAATCAAAATCTTCACTTGGTATCATAGCCCTCTAAGGCATACgctatcttaaaaaaaaaaaaattacagatcaAATCAAAATGTCTTCAGAAACAAATCGCATAAGCACCCATTCCTCTCCAGCTCAATTAGGTGAGATGACAACCCAGGGGATTCTTCTTGCTGGAAACAATGTGGCTCACCTTTTGGAAATCTTCTTAGTTCTCTTCTCTCGGTCAGGTTGGATCGAGACAACTTTCTACTGTGGCGTTCAATGGTTATTCCTCTAGCTCAAGGACAGTGTATGGATGGTTTCTTACTAGGAACTAGACCTTGTCCTGCAAAGTTTATTCAAGGCTCAAACTCAGAACTCATACAAAATCCAGAGTATGAACAGTGGGTCACTCTTGACCAAGCTCTTATGGGATGGCTTCTTGGCTCAATGACTCCTCCCGTGGCCACTGAAGTTATGGATTTGAATACCTCTAGAGATGTTTGGAAGGCATTTGAAGTCTTATTTGGCACAGCAAATAGATCTAGAGCTAATCAACTTAGGATGACTCTTCAAACTACAAGGACGAGGACAATGAAGATGGAAGATTACCTTATTCTAATGAAATAAAATGCTGATAATATGGCTCTTGCTGGAGAACCAGTATCAataaattcattgatttcatgTGTTTTCGCAGGATTGGATGCTGAATATCTTCCTGTTGTTTGTCAAATTAATGCTAAAGAATCAATTAAATGGCAAGAGTTTTGGGCAACACGCATGACCTTTGAAAACACTCTAGAGCAGTTGAATCTTGTCAATGCCAATCTTACACCAGCAGTTGCTAACCGGGCTATCAACAAACAGGGAAACTACTCATGGACAACATCAAAATCAGAGCCAACCTTCAGGTACAGGACAAACATCTGAAACCTTTAAAGGTGGAGGTAGACACAGAGGTCTTGGTGGTAGATTCAATGGTGGATGATTCGATAACTCTAAGCCAACTTGCCAAGTCTATGGCTTGTATGGACACTCAGCTGCTTTTTGCTACCATCGTTTTAATGAAAGCTACATGGGCTCCTCAAGAAACCAAAGTGGTGATAGAAAAGCTGCTGCTTATGTTGCGTCACCAGAGATAGTTGCAAACCAAGCTTGGTATgctgatagtggagcaacaaaTCACACAACCCCTGATATGAGCCATCTCAATCAACATATTGAATATCATGGTAATGATTTTTCGACTGTTGGAAATCgctctaaattaaaaatttctcacATAGGGAAATCTATTGTTCATTCTAGAAGTTCACATATTTCACCAAGTCATCTCAAACAAATTGTGCATGTtccaaaaatcacaaaaaatttATTGAGTATATCTAGACTCACAGCAGATAATAATGTAGTTGTTGAATTTCATGCTAATTCTTGTTTTGTGAAGGACAAGCAAGCCGAGAAGGTGGTGTTGCAAGGGAAACTTAGAGAAAGCTtgttgtgagatcccacatcggttggaaagggaaacgaagcatgccttataagagggtgttaatatctttcccttgagaggccttttaaaactgtgCGGGTTGGGTCCAAAGTggataatatctcatgcagatggactgggctgttacagttggtatcagagccagacccggatCGATGTGCTAGCAAGGACACTGGGCCCCAAGAGGGgtagattgtgagatcccacatcggttgcaaaggggaatgaagcatgccttataagagggtgtggatataTTTCCCTTGAGAGGTCTTTTACACTTGTACCAACTTGAACTTCCACTCAGTATTCAAAATCAAAGACTTAGAGGTGAAAACACAAGGGTGTCTAACTTTTAGCAAGCTTGTATAGTTTCTTGTTCAAGAGATGTCAAACCATGTATCTTTAGTCAAAGTTTAGAGTCAACAAATGATGTATGGCATAGGAGATTAAGTCATCCATCTCATAGAGTTTTGAGTCAAGTCCTTAAATCTTGCAATCAAAAATTTCAGTTTAATGAAAATCCAAGTTTCTGTGATACATGTCAATTTGGCAAATCTCATTCTCTGCCCTTTAAAACTGCTGATACTCACACAAATTCACCATTGGAGCTGATACACTCTGACCTTTGGGGTGCTTCATCTGTGACCTCTCcatctaattttaaatattatgttaGCTTTCTTGATGACTTTACTTGGTACAAATGGATTTAtcttttgaaaaacaaatcTGAAACTTTAAATGCGTTTATTCAGTTTAAGGCTCTTGTTGAAAACAAGtttgataagaaaataaaaacttttcaaGCAGATTGGGGTGGAGAGTTTAGAAACTTTGTTCcttttctaaaacaaattgGAGTGGAATTTAAACATCCATGTCCTCACACTAGTGAGCAAAATGGAGGAGTAGAAAGAAAACATAGATATATAGTGGAAATGGGATTAACCCTTTTGGTCCAAGCTTCCATGCCTCTGAAATATTGGTGGGAAGCCTTTCAAACTGCTGTCTGCTTAATAAATCGATTTCCAACACCCATCCTTCGAGGTATTTC comes from Ziziphus jujuba cultivar Dongzao chromosome 6, ASM3175591v1 and encodes:
- the LOC132804329 gene encoding disease resistance-like protein CSA1, whose product is MLADHAVIKILSRLIFVNTDPSVILPSVQVFRYPGDEIPKWFSYQTCGSSFNNIMLPPYWNNDDFLGFAFCKVIRQNKIDKNMSFAFKCELNFKTIDDDRLYRYHDYIGILLGEKAFRSDHVVLWYVAKSTLRSSKWNMKSCKDLDRLNWPSTCSTEASFHILPCVNNNGNEYYEIKKFGVQFVYKEDLERCDAETERKNKRRFYECCESSGSEAVGSYDEEEDDDESHSKKLKVI
- the LOC132804059 gene encoding probable WRKY transcription factor 19, with translation MRNLRILKIYHRDDACISNKFKLSIPQDLDSYLSNKLRSFQWDLYPLKSLPSNFIPENLVELVLRGSHVEKLWNNRKIQNLPFLRRIDLSYSKFLSQLPDLSQAPNLESINLEGCTSLVQVLLSLQNLDKLTYLNLNGCSKHRDLQDISKRTEGCLDIVRFGGIKNVLNNFTYRKSCIQSFTGNLCLYSSQTHISQKFAPNLRYLILRGTAIETVPPSIGYLTGLVELDMEHCKRLKSLPTSICHLKSLETLYLCGCEKLKTFPEILEPIEHLIDIWLDYSGIKELPESIENIVSLRRLYMQHCGDLQDSITVFEFESKRLHVTGEHFKFEGSTITRSRYHSK
- the LOC125418991 gene encoding disease resistance protein RPV1-like, encoding MSSSSLSLEEKHDVFLSFRGEDTRNTFASYLYAALSANQILTFMDHELKRGDEISPTLSRAIKESKISVIIFSENYASSTWCLDELVHILEYKKIRGLILIPIFYGIDPSVVRKQEGSYKVAFDSHEKSFKDRIEKVNQWRAALTEASNLCGLDSKDFRPENKLVQKIVEDISLKLSKYLSLDENIKGQLIGIEKHIKEIESLLSNGTKAVCIMGIWGMGGIGKTTLAIYLFHNLSSSNNFEACCFLWNVREEYGRFGLDHLRRKLVSNLLNVEANVKLDTLGVASPFNLYRIRRKKVLVVLDDVDRSIQLDALVEGYRQLSCGSRIIVTTRNKQVLVKEADYIYKVERLNHIESLKLFHLHAFSKNSTAVDDKMVLEVINYANGNPLALKVLSSFLCSRSKNDWESALKKLERFPNLEIQDVLRISYEGLDDKTIKGTFLDIACLFDSSFTRDHAESILDDGNSSIKIEISVLIDKCLIEDIGSHMYRNNELLYVHDLLHQMGRAIVRDEDKELVIVVGCAMPWKSARYWKIIRGPKQLKSYHSTCLILKKM